The proteins below come from a single Oleidesulfovibrio alaskensis DSM 16109 genomic window:
- a CDS encoding methylglyoxal synthase codes for MKGQRNIGMVAHDERKEDLLDWVQHNLQALIPHRIFATGTTGGLLRQRFGDLTITPMKSGPLGGDQQLGSMIAEGRLDMLFFLIDPMAPHPHDVDIKALLRLAVLYNIPAAYNRSTADFLITSPFMTGEYIPEIKDYTPYVKRLGAK; via the coding sequence ATGAAAGGCCAGCGTAACATCGGCATGGTGGCGCATGACGAACGCAAAGAAGACCTGCTGGACTGGGTGCAGCACAACCTGCAGGCTCTTATTCCGCACAGGATATTTGCCACCGGCACCACTGGCGGGCTGTTGCGTCAGCGCTTCGGCGACCTGACCATAACCCCCATGAAAAGCGGCCCGCTGGGCGGAGACCAGCAACTGGGTTCCATGATTGCCGAAGGCAGGCTGGATATGCTTTTCTTTCTCATCGACCCCATGGCACCTCATCCTCATGATGTTGACATCAAAGCACTGCTGCGACTGGCAGTGCTGTATAACATCCCTGCAGCCTACAATCGCTCCACAGCGGACTTCCTTATTACCAGCCCGTTTATGACCGGAGAGTATATTCCTGAAATAAAAGATTATACTCCGTACGTGAAGCGTCTTGGCGCTAAATAG